A window of Microcystis aeruginosa FD4 contains these coding sequences:
- a CDS encoding Uma2 family endonuclease, whose translation MTVEVKFESWQLSDEQFFQLCQDNRDLRLERSAKGDLIIMPPTGGETGNSNAGITAQLWLWNNLHKLGVVFDSSTGFKLPNGADRSPDAAWIPLEKWQALNPQQKERFLPLSPDFVIELMSPSDSLETARKKMQEYLDNGTRLGWLINRKTREVEIYRQGQAVEILTNPESLSGENILSQFVLELDSIW comes from the coding sequence ATGACAGTAGAAGTTAAATTTGAATCTTGGCAACTTAGCGATGAACAGTTCTTTCAACTTTGTCAGGATAACCGAGATTTACGTTTGGAACGCAGCGCAAAAGGAGATTTAATTATTATGCCACCAACCGGAGGAGAAACTGGTAATTCTAACGCTGGAATCACTGCCCAATTATGGTTATGGAATAACCTACATAAATTAGGTGTAGTTTTTGATTCCTCCACGGGGTTTAAACTACCGAATGGGGCCGATCGCTCTCCCGATGCTGCTTGGATACCTTTAGAAAAATGGCAAGCTTTAAACCCACAACAAAAGGAAAGGTTTTTACCTCTATCTCCCGATTTTGTCATTGAATTAATGTCTCCTAGTGATAGCCTAGAAACCGCTAGGAAAAAAATGCAGGAATATTTAGATAATGGGACTCGTTTGGGTTGGTTAATCAATAGAAAAACTAGAGAAGTAGAAATTTATCGTCAAGGACAGGCAGTAGAAATTTTAACCAATCCGGAGAGTTTATCGGGGGAAAATATTTTATCTCAATTTGTCTTAGAACTTGATAGTATTTGGTAA
- a CDS encoding PHP domain-containing protein: MVVSATIPPLAQDTIALKAVWANVGYDSCPYHYNFHLHTDCSDGQMSPQDLMRQALDIGLKGLAITDHHSIEGYRQAQIWLENEHLKGSLPHLWTGVEITANLLETEVHILGYGFDPAHAVLTPYLQRTKPEGDLALASRVINSLQQAGALVVLAHPFRYHRPAADLVATAVELGIDGIEAFYAYGNPKPWLPSQPETEQALALSRQYQLFATCSTDSHGKSLLHRI, translated from the coding sequence ATGGTCGTTTCTGCTACAATTCCACCCCTAGCTCAAGATACCATCGCCCTGAAAGCGGTGTGGGCAAATGTCGGCTATGATAGTTGTCCCTACCATTACAATTTCCATCTTCACACCGATTGTTCCGATGGTCAAATGAGTCCCCAAGACTTGATGAGACAAGCGTTAGACATCGGACTAAAAGGATTAGCAATTACCGATCATCACTCGATCGAAGGTTATCGACAAGCCCAAATTTGGCTAGAAAATGAGCATTTAAAGGGTTCTCTACCCCATCTCTGGACAGGGGTAGAAATTACGGCGAATCTCTTAGAGACAGAAGTGCATATTCTTGGCTATGGTTTCGATCCTGCTCATGCGGTTTTGACTCCTTATCTGCAAAGAACCAAACCGGAAGGAGATCTAGCTTTGGCCTCTAGAGTCATTAACAGTTTACAGCAAGCGGGGGCCTTAGTGGTTCTGGCCCATCCCTTTCGTTACCATCGTCCCGCGGCCGATTTAGTGGCGACGGCAGTAGAATTAGGTATTGATGGTATTGAGGCTTTTTATGCCTACGGCAATCCCAAACCCTGGCTACCGAGTCAACCGGAAACCGAACAAGCGCTCGCTCTTAGCCGTCAATACCAATTATTCGCCACCTGTAGCACCGATTCCCACGGTAAATCTTTATTACATCGCATTTAG
- a CDS encoding PEP-CTERM sorting domain-containing protein (PEP-CTERM proteins occur, often in large numbers, in the proteomes of bacteria that also encode an exosortase, a predicted intramembrane cysteine proteinase. The presence of a PEP-CTERM domain at a protein's C-terminus predicts cleavage within the sorting domain, followed by covalent anchoring to some some component of the (usually Gram-negative) cell surface. Many PEP-CTERM proteins exhibit an unusual sequence composition that includes large numbers of potential glycosylation sites. Expression of one such protein has been shown restore the ability of a bacterium to form floc, a type of biofilm.), translated as MITNISRQLTSGALAIASSVAAFGFAGAAQAQISGTLSITGTAQIDPWGAPDPMLKPLNVTAINGATGQFTDVMLGDVSTPASFALTGTGSGGMSDFDSPSSLANFISIVVNTMPPTGPGPGTVIGNITATQAMGTFAGIMGSDGTTTYTVTGNMAFDEPNGFPDLLGTFSIGFTRSVTGGQVSESYNLSLQKSSVPVDIPEPSAILGILAVAGAGAFARRKG; from the coding sequence GTGATCACCAACATCTCTAGACAACTAACCTCTGGCGCTCTTGCTATCGCTAGCAGCGTTGCCGCCTTCGGCTTTGCTGGTGCTGCCCAAGCGCAAATTTCCGGTACTTTATCCATCACTGGGACTGCACAAATCGACCCGTGGGGAGCTCCTGACCCAATGCTTAAGCCCTTAAACGTCACCGCAATCAACGGTGCTACGGGTCAATTTACGGATGTGATGCTGGGGGACGTTTCTACTCCTGCTTCTTTTGCATTAACTGGCACTGGTAGTGGTGGGATGAGCGATTTTGATTCTCCTTCTTCTCTAGCTAATTTTATTAGCATAGTGGTGAACACTATGCCTCCCACCGGTCCGGGCCCTGGTACTGTGATCGGTAATATCACTGCCACCCAGGCTATGGGTACATTTGCTGGTATTATGGGTAGTGACGGGACTACAACTTACACTGTAACTGGCAACATGGCTTTTGATGAGCCTAATGGTTTTCCCGATCTTCTCGGAACTTTCAGCATCGGCTTCACCAGAAGCGTTACTGGTGGTCAGGTTTCCGAAAGCTATAATTTATCTCTCCAAAAAAGCTCTGTGCCTGTGGACATCCCCGAACCCTCTGCTATCCTCGGTATCTTAGCCGTTGCCGGTGCTGGTGCTTTCGCTCGTCGCAAGGGCTAG
- a CDS encoding Hsp70 family protein, which translates to MFYAIDFGTSNTVITRWNGATNRAETVKLSELSQQIADNPPLIPSLLYIKSANPLQVIAGQAVRDRGLDIDREPRFFRRFKRGIGAKIQGFLPELEETVLSFERVGQWFLDSIIDHLKNTTPETPQSLVLTVPVDSFESYRNWLSNVCQGWEIEQIRLIDEPTAAALGYGTTGDQVILVVDFGGGTLDLSLVQLDLDNPQKNQGFILKWGEKLLGNNSAQKTKLARVLAKAGTNLGGSDIDDWIVDYFAQKQSLAKTSLTTRLAERLKIKLSSQLTAEEVYFDQENFESYELSLDREQLTDILKQQNFFNQLDDLMTGVLQQGRRNGVEVSDIDAVLLVGGTVQIPAVKDWVRQYFDSSKIKEDRPFEAIALGALQLAQGYQVKDFLYHSYGIRYWNRRKNTHAWHPIINSGQPYPMEKPVELVLGASVDNQPSIELIIGELGTERGAIEVYFDGDKLITRSLANGETSVQPLNDREGARSIAKLAPLGFRGKDRIKVQFWIDDQCFLRINVEDLLSQELLLNNQIVTKLS; encoded by the coding sequence GTGTTCTACGCTATTGATTTCGGAACCAGTAATACCGTCATTACTCGTTGGAATGGGGCGACAAATAGGGCCGAGACCGTGAAATTATCGGAGTTATCCCAACAAATAGCCGACAATCCGCCCCTAATTCCCAGTTTACTCTATATTAAATCAGCCAATCCTCTGCAAGTAATTGCCGGTCAAGCAGTGCGTGATCGGGGTTTAGATATCGATCGAGAGCCGCGTTTTTTTCGTCGCTTTAAACGAGGTATCGGGGCAAAAATTCAAGGATTTTTACCGGAATTAGAGGAAACTGTCCTCAGTTTCGAGCGGGTTGGCCAATGGTTTCTTGATAGCATCATCGACCACTTAAAAAACACCACCCCGGAAACCCCCCAATCTCTAGTTTTAACCGTCCCCGTCGATAGTTTTGAAAGTTACCGCAATTGGTTAAGTAATGTCTGTCAGGGATGGGAAATCGAACAAATTCGACTAATTGATGAACCCACGGCCGCCGCTTTGGGTTATGGAACCACGGGTGATCAGGTGATTTTAGTGGTAGATTTTGGCGGTGGCACCCTCGATCTTTCTTTGGTACAATTAGATTTAGATAATCCTCAAAAAAATCAAGGTTTTATTCTCAAGTGGGGAGAAAAACTTTTAGGCAATAATTCCGCCCAAAAAACTAAACTAGCGAGAGTTTTAGCTAAAGCAGGTACAAATTTAGGGGGGTCAGATATCGACGATTGGATCGTCGATTATTTTGCCCAAAAGCAATCTTTAGCGAAAACTTCCCTGACTACTCGTCTAGCAGAAAGATTAAAAATTAAACTTTCTTCCCAATTAACCGCCGAGGAGGTATATTTTGATCAGGAAAATTTCGAGAGTTACGAGTTAAGCTTAGATCGAGAACAATTGACCGATATTCTCAAACAACAAAACTTTTTTAATCAATTAGATGATTTAATGACGGGAGTTTTGCAACAGGGAAGACGCAATGGAGTTGAAGTTAGCGATATCGATGCGGTGTTATTAGTCGGGGGAACTGTACAAATTCCGGCGGTAAAAGATTGGGTGCGACAGTATTTTGATAGTAGTAAAATTAAAGAGGATCGACCCTTTGAAGCGATCGCTTTGGGAGCGTTACAATTAGCCCAAGGTTATCAAGTCAAAGATTTTCTCTATCATAGCTACGGGATTCGTTACTGGAATCGTCGCAAAAATACCCACGCTTGGCATCCGATTATTAACTCTGGACAACCCTATCCTATGGAAAAACCCGTGGAATTAGTCCTAGGTGCTTCCGTGGACAATCAACCTAGCATTGAATTAATTATCGGCGAATTGGGGACAGAAAGGGGGGCGATCGAGGTCTATTTTGATGGTGATAAATTAATTACTCGTTCCCTCGCTAATGGAGAAACTAGCGTCCAACCCTTAAATGATCGCGAGGGGGCCCGATCAATCGCTAAACTCGCTCCTTTAGGTTTCCGGGGCAAAGATCGCATTAAAGTGCAGTTCTGGATTGATGATCAGTGTTTTCTGCGGATTAATGTGGAAGATTTACTCAGTCAAGAATTGTTACTGAATAATCAAATCGTCACCAAATTAAGCTAG
- a CDS encoding DUF29 domain-containing protein: protein MSIEKSLVSSGKSLYQEDFYGWLQETANLLKEHRFEKLDLENLIEEIETMGRSEKRELESRLTVIAEHLLKLTYWLTEKEANAQGWRSTIIEQRRQVQRLLKESPSLRRLIPEIWIDCYQAAREDTVRKYQLAADLFPIESPFTLEEILDSDYLP, encoded by the coding sequence ATGAGCATCGAAAAGTCTTTAGTCTCCTCAGGTAAAAGTCTTTATCAAGAAGATTTCTATGGATGGTTACAGGAAACCGCCAATTTACTCAAAGAACATCGTTTTGAAAAATTAGACTTAGAAAATTTGATCGAAGAAATTGAAACGATGGGAAGGAGTGAAAAACGAGAACTAGAAAGTCGCTTAACCGTCATTGCCGAACATCTGCTTAAATTGACTTACTGGCTAACTGAAAAGGAAGCAAATGCTCAAGGATGGCGCAGCACAATTATTGAACAACGCCGACAAGTTCAACGCTTATTAAAAGAGAGTCCAAGTCTGAGAAGATTGATTCCTGAAATCTGGATAGATTGTTACCAAGCAGCCAGAGAGGATACTGTCAGAAAGTATCAACTTGCTGCTGATTTATTCCCGATTGAATCACCCTTCACCCTTGAAGAAATCCTTGATTCTGACTATCTTCCTTAA
- the hisD gene encoding histidinol dehydrogenase — protein MLRIITEPWSARTELRRIRERFDDPEIREKESLVREIVDRVRLAGDRSLVDYTEKFYQQSLNLQQLKVSGSELDAAYQQVSQDLLNAIAAACAKMEAFHRQRLPKAWVQFPEDGTVRGKRYQPVNSVGIVVPDGKRAYLSLLLQQAIPAKIAGVKRIVMVSPADEDLRIHPAILVAAQSVGISEIYRLAGPQAIAALAYGTKTIAPVEMIVGIGDFYTNLAKKLVSDQVKIDHLSITSDLVIIADSQANPRQLALDLLAQAEQYSLAAAILLTTDKALALIVQEEVQKQLQVHPQRLLTEKAIAHYGLIVVVESLEKAIELSNLFAPTHLSLMIDEPWEKLSSVRQSGTILLGPATPKAVADYLGCPVGVETFLQSATLIEYPADSFAPIAHNLQILAQAEGFTATDAGIESRGQDRT, from the coding sequence ATGTTGCGAATTATCACAGAGCCATGGTCAGCCAGAACGGAACTGAGACGAATTCGGGAACGGTTCGACGATCCGGAAATTCGGGAAAAAGAATCGCTTGTCCGAGAGATTGTTGATCGGGTGCGACTCGCTGGCGATCGCTCGTTGGTGGATTACACAGAAAAATTCTATCAACAGTCCCTTAATCTACAACAACTGAAGGTGAGTGGCTCGGAACTCGATGCTGCTTATCAACAGGTGTCGCAGGATTTATTAAATGCGATCGCTGCTGCCTGTGCAAAAATGGAGGCTTTTCACCGTCAGCGTCTTCCCAAAGCTTGGGTACAGTTTCCTGAGGATGGTACGGTTCGGGGGAAGCGTTATCAACCGGTTAACAGTGTGGGAATTGTCGTTCCCGATGGTAAACGGGCCTATCTCAGTTTATTGCTCCAACAGGCGATTCCAGCCAAAATAGCGGGGGTTAAACGGATTGTCATGGTATCTCCCGCCGATGAGGATTTACGCATCCATCCGGCGATTTTAGTGGCAGCCCAATCGGTGGGTATTAGTGAGATTTATCGGCTGGCTGGACCACAGGCGATCGCCGCTTTAGCCTACGGCACAAAAACGATCGCTCCCGTGGAGATGATTGTCGGAATAGGTGATTTTTATACTAATTTGGCTAAAAAACTGGTTTCTGACCAGGTAAAAATCGATCATCTCTCTATTACTTCCGATTTGGTTATTATTGCCGATAGTCAAGCTAATCCCAGACAGTTGGCCCTAGATCTATTAGCGCAAGCGGAACAGTATTCCCTAGCGGCTGCGATTTTATTGACGACGGATAAGGCTTTGGCCCTAATAGTACAGGAAGAAGTGCAAAAACAGTTACAGGTACATCCCCAGAGATTGTTAACGGAAAAAGCGATCGCTCATTATGGTTTAATCGTGGTGGTGGAATCGTTGGAGAAAGCGATCGAATTATCGAATCTTTTTGCTCCCACCCATTTATCCTTAATGATCGATGAGCCTTGGGAAAAGCTATCTTCCGTGAGACAATCGGGAACTATTCTCCTGGGTCCTGCTACTCCCAAAGCGGTGGCTGATTATTTGGGTTGTCCCGTGGGAGTGGAGACTTTTCTGCAATCGGCCACTTTAATCGAATATCCTGCCGATTCTTTCGCCCCTATCGCCCATAATCTGCAAATATTAGCGCAAGCGGAGGGCTTTACGGCAACGGACGCAGGTATAGAATCCCGCGGCCAGGACAGAACCTAG
- the fabZ gene encoding 3-hydroxyacyl-ACP dehydratase FabZ: MTIVTEALTELEPVIKTTFTVEEIRQLLPHRYPFALVDRIIDYVPGQKAVGLKNVTINEPFFPGHIPNRPLMPGVLIVESMAQVGGVILTQLPGMKGKFFAFAGIDKTRFRRPVVPGDQLIMTVELLSFKMNKIAKMQGEARVDGQLTAQGEMMFSIFD; the protein is encoded by the coding sequence ATGACCATCGTTACCGAAGCCTTAACCGAGTTGGAACCAGTCATAAAAACCACCTTTACCGTCGAGGAAATTCGCCAACTACTGCCCCATCGTTATCCCTTCGCCCTAGTCGATCGCATTATTGACTATGTACCTGGTCAAAAAGCCGTTGGCCTAAAAAATGTCACGATCAACGAGCCTTTTTTCCCCGGTCATATTCCCAATCGTCCCTTGATGCCGGGGGTGTTAATTGTGGAATCCATGGCCCAAGTGGGGGGAGTGATTTTGACGCAATTGCCCGGGATGAAAGGGAAATTTTTTGCCTTCGCTGGCATTGATAAAACCCGTTTTCGTCGTCCTGTGGTGCCGGGGGATCAATTAATCATGACGGTGGAATTATTATCCTTCAAGATGAATAAAATTGCTAAAATGCAAGGGGAAGCAAGAGTCGACGGGCAATTGACCGCTCAGGGCGAAATGATGTTTTCCATCTTTGATTGA
- a CDS encoding Uma2 family endonuclease has protein sequence MLAVTTSPETLSLEIPSAIALSITLEQFEALAAVNRDLKLERTAQGELIVNPPTGGESGQRNFSLTTQLGRWCEENEALGVGFDSSTGFILPNGAIRSPDLSWVSRERWESLTPKQKKGFIPLCPDFVVELRSESDSLDKLQKKLLEYRENGARLGWLIDPQNRQVEIYRQGKEVDILENPTDLSGEDVLPNFSLKLKL, from the coding sequence ATGTTAGCAGTTACTACCTCACCCGAAACCCTCTCCTTAGAAATTCCTAGCGCGATCGCTCTCTCTATCACCCTTGAACAGTTTGAAGCCCTTGCTGCGGTCAACCGTGACTTAAAATTAGAACGTACGGCCCAAGGAGAATTAATCGTGAATCCCCCGACAGGTGGCGAATCAGGACAGCGTAATTTTAGCTTAACGACTCAACTGGGTCGCTGGTGCGAAGAAAATGAAGCTTTAGGAGTCGGGTTTGACTCTTCCACTGGATTTATACTACCAAATGGGGCGATTCGTTCTCCTGATCTATCTTGGGTGAGTCGAGAACGCTGGGAATCTTTAACCCCTAAGCAGAAAAAGGGATTTATTCCCCTCTGTCCCGATTTTGTGGTGGAATTGCGCTCTGAATCCGATAGTCTTGACAAATTACAAAAAAAACTGCTTGAGTATAGGGAAAATGGCGCAAGGTTAGGCTGGTTAATCGATCCGCAGAATCGGCAAGTTGAAATTTATCGTCAAGGAAAGGAAGTAGATATCTTAGAAAATCCCACTGATTTATCGGGTGAAGATGTTTTGCCTAATTTTAGCTTAAAATTAAAGCTCTGA
- a CDS encoding Uma2 family endonuclease, producing MMTVVEVKFESWQLSDEQFFQLCQDNRDLRLERSAKGDLIIMPPTGGKTGNSNGRITQQLFNWSDNNGTGIAFDSSTGFKLPNGADRSPDAAWIPLEKWQALTPQQKERFLPLSPDFVIELMSPSDDLETARKKMREYLDNGTRLAWLINRKTRQVEIYRQGQTVEILTNPESLSGEDILPEFSLNLTLIW from the coding sequence ATGATGACAGTAGTAGAAGTTAAATTTGAATCTTGGCAACTCAGCGATGAACAATTCTTTCAACTTTGTCAGGATAACCGAGATTTGCGCTTGGAACGCAGCGCAAAAGGAGATTTAATTATTATGCCACCGACGGGGGGAAAAACGGGCAATAGTAACGGTAGAATCACCCAACAATTATTTAATTGGTCAGATAACAATGGTACGGGTATCGCTTTTGATTCCTCCACAGGATTTAAACTACCGAATGGGGCCGATCGCTCTCCCGATGCTGCTTGGATACCTTTAGAAAAATGGCAAGCTTTAACCCCACAACAAAAGGAAAGATTTTTACCTCTATCTCCCGATTTTGTCATTGAATTAATGTCTCCTAGTGATGACTTAGAAACCGCTAGGAAAAAAATGCGGGAATATTTAGATAATGGGACTCGTTTAGCTTGGTTAATCAATAGAAAAACTAGACAAGTTGAAATTTATCGTCAAGGACAGACAGTAGAAATTTTAACCAATCCAGAGAGTTTATCCGGGGAAGATATTCTGCCAGAATTTAGTTTAAATCTTACTTTGATTTGGTAA
- the accC gene encoding acetyl-CoA carboxylase biotin carboxylase subunit, producing the protein MQFAKILIANRGEIALRILHSCEELGIRTVAVHSTIDRHALHVQLADESVCIGPPPSSKSYLNIPNIISAALTRNATAIHPGYGFLAENARFAEICADHQLTFIGPSPSAILAMGDKSTAKKTMQKAGVPTVPGSGGLITSEAEAKRIADDIGYPVLIKATAGGGGRGMRLVKSADELGNMLKAAQGEAAAAFGNSGVYLEKFIECPRHIEFQILADSHGNVIHLGERDCSIQRRHQKLLEEAPSPFLTPHLRSKMGNAAVKAAKSINYVGVGTVEFLVDKHGNFYFMEMNTRIQVEHPVTEMITGMDLIREQIWVAQGEKLQIKQDQVIFRGHSIECRINAEDPDRNFRPHPGKISGYLPPGGPGVRMDSHVYTDYEIPPYYDSLIGKLIVWGENRETAIKRMKRALRECAITGVPTTIDFHRKILETPAFLAGDVYTNFIQEHLLP; encoded by the coding sequence ATGCAGTTTGCCAAGATATTAATCGCCAATCGCGGGGAAATCGCCTTAAGAATCCTTCATAGTTGCGAAGAATTGGGCATTAGAACCGTTGCCGTTCACTCTACCATTGATCGCCATGCCCTTCATGTTCAATTGGCCGATGAGAGTGTTTGTATTGGTCCGCCTCCGAGCAGCAAAAGTTACTTAAATATTCCTAATATCATCTCCGCTGCCCTCACCCGCAACGCCACGGCCATCCATCCAGGTTACGGTTTTTTGGCAGAAAACGCCCGCTTTGCCGAAATTTGTGCCGATCATCAGTTAACTTTTATCGGTCCGTCTCCCAGTGCTATCCTGGCTATGGGGGATAAATCTACCGCTAAAAAAACTATGCAAAAAGCGGGAGTTCCCACTGTCCCCGGCAGTGGTGGTTTAATTACCTCAGAAGCGGAAGCAAAGCGTATCGCCGATGACATCGGTTATCCTGTGCTGATTAAAGCCACCGCTGGGGGGGGAGGGCGTGGGATGCGTCTTGTCAAGAGTGCAGATGAACTAGGTAATATGTTAAAAGCCGCCCAAGGGGAAGCAGCAGCGGCTTTTGGCAATTCGGGAGTATATCTAGAAAAATTTATCGAATGTCCCCGACATATCGAGTTTCAGATTTTGGCCGATAGTCACGGTAACGTGATCCATTTAGGAGAAAGAGACTGTTCGATTCAGCGACGACACCAAAAACTGCTAGAAGAAGCACCTAGCCCCTTCTTAACGCCCCATTTACGCTCAAAAATGGGTAATGCCGCCGTTAAAGCCGCTAAATCGATTAATTACGTCGGGGTGGGAACCGTGGAATTTTTAGTCGATAAACACGGTAATTTTTACTTCATGGAAATGAACACCCGTATTCAGGTGGAACACCCGGTCACGGAGATGATCACGGGGATGGACCTGATCCGAGAACAAATTTGGGTGGCACAGGGCGAAAAACTGCAAATTAAGCAAGATCAGGTGATATTTAGAGGACATTCGATCGAGTGTCGCATTAATGCCGAGGATCCCGATCGCAATTTTCGTCCTCACCCCGGCAAAATTAGCGGTTATCTGCCCCCCGGCGGTCCCGGTGTCCGCATGGATTCCCACGTTTACACCGATTACGAAATCCCTCCCTATTACGATTCCCTAATTGGTAAATTAATCGTCTGGGGAGAAAATCGCGAAACTGCGATTAAACGCATGAAACGCGCCCTGCGGGAATGTGCGATCACGGGAGTACCAACGACTATCGATTTCCATCGTAAAATATTGGAAACTCCCGCCTTTTTAGCCGGAGATGTTTACACTAATTTCATCCAAGAACATCTCTTGCCCTAG
- a CDS encoding NAD(P)H-quinone oxidoreductase subunit F, producing the protein MKDLFLDTCWLIPIYGLIGSILTLPWSLGIISRTGPRPAAYINLLMTVLGLIHGSIAFNQIWHRETIKLAFEWVKVADLSLSLSIELSPVSLGTLEVITLISLLAQIYALGYMEKDWSLARFYGLMGFFEAALGGIALSDSLLFSYAFLEMLTVSTYLLVGFWYAQPLVVTAARDAFLTKRVGDIILLMGLVALSSYGEGLSFSQLENWAVNNPVPPLTATLLGLALIAGPTGKCAQFPLNLWLDEAMEGPNPAGIMRNSIVVSAGAYVLIKLQPVFTLSPIAANVLIVLGTMTAIGTSLMALSQIDIKRVLCHSTSAYLGLVFIAVGLGHVDIALLILFSHAIAKALLFMSAGALILTTSNQNITEMGGIWARMPATTTAFLAGSAGMTVLMPLGMFWTLKRWLSGEWAIPWWLLAVLIFVNCLSIINLTRVFRLVFLGQTQSKTHRTPEVAWPMALPMVALILIALLAPIIPLRWDFWLSFTNPLLNNRSFTIVWGFPLLMASGVIGLVIGLMVELRRAWARPTGLILRFLQDLFAYDFYLDRIYQFTVVWAVGSLSKITAWLDRYIIDGLVNLVSLATIFSGSALKYNVSGQSQFYVLTILFGIGGLIWILLNGQWSLITDYWSSLLTH; encoded by the coding sequence ATGAAAGATTTATTCCTTGACACTTGCTGGTTAATTCCCATTTATGGCTTAATTGGTTCGATTTTAACCCTACCTTGGTCTTTAGGCATTATTAGTCGCACCGGTCCGCGGCCGGCCGCTTATATTAACCTCTTGATGACCGTCTTAGGGTTAATACACGGATCGATCGCTTTTAATCAAATTTGGCATCGAGAGACGATTAAACTGGCTTTTGAGTGGGTAAAAGTGGCCGATCTTAGTTTATCCCTTTCGATCGAACTTTCTCCCGTCAGTTTGGGGACGCTGGAAGTGATTACCCTCATCAGTCTCTTGGCCCAAATATATGCCCTTGGCTACATGGAAAAGGATTGGTCTTTGGCGAGATTTTATGGCTTAATGGGCTTTTTTGAGGCAGCTTTGGGGGGAATTGCCCTGAGTGACTCCCTGCTATTCAGTTACGCTTTCCTAGAGATGTTAACGGTCTCTACCTATCTCCTCGTCGGTTTTTGGTATGCCCAACCTTTGGTAGTAACCGCGGCGCGAGATGCCTTTTTAACCAAGCGCGTCGGCGATATTATTTTATTGATGGGTTTGGTGGCTCTGTCCAGTTACGGAGAAGGATTGAGTTTTTCTCAGTTAGAAAATTGGGCAGTAAATAACCCTGTGCCACCTCTGACGGCGACTTTATTAGGATTAGCCCTTATTGCCGGTCCAACGGGTAAATGCGCCCAATTTCCCCTGAATTTGTGGCTAGATGAGGCGATGGAGGGACCCAATCCAGCTGGAATCATGCGGAATTCGATCGTGGTTTCGGCGGGGGCCTATGTTTTAATTAAGCTGCAGCCGGTGTTTACCCTATCTCCGATCGCTGCCAATGTTTTAATAGTGTTGGGGACAATGACGGCAATTGGGACTTCTTTGATGGCCTTGTCCCAAATTGATATTAAACGGGTTTTATGCCACTCCACCAGTGCCTATCTCGGTTTGGTGTTTATTGCGGTGGGATTAGGTCATGTGGATATCGCTTTACTAATTTTATTCTCCCATGCGATCGCAAAAGCTTTATTGTTTATGAGCGCAGGGGCATTAATTCTCACCACCAGTAACCAAAATATCACGGAAATGGGGGGAATTTGGGCAAGAATGCCGGCTACAACCACGGCTTTTTTAGCCGGTTCTGCGGGGATGACGGTTTTAATGCCCCTGGGGATGTTTTGGACGTTAAAACGGTGGTTAAGTGGTGAATGGGCGATTCCTTGGTGGTTATTAGCGGTTTTAATCTTTGTTAATTGTCTTAGCATCATCAATCTCACCAGGGTCTTTCGTTTAGTCTTTTTGGGACAAACCCAAAGTAAGACCCATCGCACCCCGGAAGTGGCTTGGCCGATGGCCTTGCCCATGGTAGCGTTGATTTTAATCGCTTTATTGGCCCCGATTATTCCCCTACGTTGGGATTTTTGGCTATCTTTCACCAATCCTCTCCTTAATAACCGGAGTTTCACTATTGTCTGGGGTTTTCCCTTACTGATGGCCTCTGGAGTAATTGGCCTAGTTATCGGGTTAATGGTAGAGTTAAGACGAGCTTGGGCGAGACCAACTGGGTTAATCCTACGATTCTTGCAAGATTTGTTCGCTTATGACTTCTATCTCGATCGCATCTATCAGTTTACCGTGGTTTGGGCGGTGGGAAGCTTGTCAAAAATTACCGCTTGGCTCGATCGTTATATTATTGATGGTCTGGTTAATTTAGTCAGTTTAGCGACGATTTTTAGCGGCAGCGCCTTAAAGTATAATGTTTCCGGTCAATCACAATTTTATGTCTTGACTATTCTTTTCGGAATAGGGGGATTAATCTGGATATTATTAAACGGTCAATGGTCACTGATAACTGATTATTGGTCGTCCCTGTTGACCCATTGA